The following proteins are co-located in the Fluviicola sp. genome:
- a CDS encoding low affinity iron permease family protein → MAKDKSKKQFFENFASKASKAVGSPYAFITALSLVIVWAVCGPFFDFSETWQLVINTGTTIITFLMVFLIQKSQNKDSLAIQLKLNELVASSEKSSNRLVDIESMTEDEMMIVQKYYQKLSELSDKQEPLQTSHSIEEANEDHQEKYAHVPKKTTPKKQSPDKQTASKQATAKKTPAKPATRKTTPKSGGRQNTKTG, encoded by the coding sequence ATGGCAAAAGATAAATCCAAAAAACAATTCTTTGAGAACTTTGCGTCCAAAGCATCCAAGGCAGTAGGAAGTCCGTATGCGTTCATTACTGCTCTTTCATTAGTCATTGTTTGGGCAGTATGTGGCCCTTTCTTTGATTTTTCGGAAACGTGGCAGTTGGTGATCAATACCGGAACAACCATCATTACGTTCCTCATGGTATTCCTCATCCAGAAGTCCCAAAACAAGGATTCACTGGCTATTCAGCTTAAATTGAATGAATTGGTGGCCTCCAGTGAAAAATCAAGCAACCGACTGGTGGATATCGAAAGCATGACCGAAGATGAAATGATGATCGTTCAAAAATACTATCAAAAACTCAGTGAGTTGTCTGATAAGCAGGAACCACTTCAAACCTCTCATTCCATTGAAGAGGCGAATGAAGACCATCAGGAAAAATATGCCCATGTGCCTAAAAAAACAACTCCAAAAAAACAATCACCGGATAAACAGACAGCTAGTAAGCAGGCAACAGCAAAAAAAACACCTGCTAAGCCCGCCACCCGGAAAACAACACCGAAATCCGGCGGACGTCAAAATACGAAAACCGGTTAG
- a CDS encoding T9SS type A sorting domain-containing protein, with amino-acid sequence MKISSTLTTLLIASAAFTQNYTPIPVTGYNYDVIAEATPALSTTNIAMDGSDYVLYSQAYGTSFGTGSGLPNSGLITSGASTYQLAPYTAENAIFLANGQTDSLELNTPASYSSLSFLGFSTEGAGTVLFVIKFTDGTAMVVPSTNLPDWFNGAGAVTSGFDRTGRTGDTPDYSTFQPYMYRINVNLSCADQAKVVQRVLIINTTSSPTVKTAIFAVSGASTVDNSSILAFQNPECFGETNGYIQLTPSGLSPITYSWNTNPVTTTQNLNNKGAGTYTCTITDATGCTKQLTQTLTEPAAIGSSQTIFICSGESFSVGPFTHTTSGTYNDPLPATNGCDSIVTTVLTVTNINSNVSLSGHQISAVASGAQYQWLDCGNGYAMVPGATGQTFSPTADGAYAVAITVNNCTDTSSCIIYSTLGLEEALKTSISIAPNPVKDFLEITADEPIRSVEVIDLSGKKQVVNLTENKLDLATLSNGVYLVTITTISGGNSILRVIKE; translated from the coding sequence ATGAAAATATCCAGTACTCTCACAACTTTATTGATCGCTTCGGCTGCATTTACTCAAAACTATACTCCAATACCAGTTACAGGTTACAATTACGACGTCATTGCGGAGGCAACTCCTGCTCTATCTACAACCAATATTGCCATGGACGGAAGTGATTATGTACTTTACAGCCAGGCCTATGGAACTTCTTTCGGAACAGGATCAGGACTTCCCAACAGCGGTTTGATTACTTCAGGAGCCAGTACTTACCAGCTAGCTCCCTACACGGCTGAAAATGCCATTTTTCTTGCCAACGGTCAAACAGATTCCCTCGAATTAAACACACCTGCCTCTTATTCTTCCCTTAGCTTTTTAGGTTTTTCAACGGAAGGAGCCGGAACGGTATTATTCGTTATTAAATTTACGGATGGAACTGCTATGGTTGTTCCAAGTACGAACCTGCCGGATTGGTTCAATGGCGCAGGAGCGGTTACTAGCGGTTTCGACCGGACAGGAAGAACTGGAGACACTCCCGATTACAGTACTTTCCAGCCGTATATGTACCGTATCAATGTGAATTTATCCTGTGCAGACCAGGCTAAAGTAGTTCAGCGTGTTCTGATCATTAATACAACCTCTTCTCCAACGGTTAAAACAGCCATTTTTGCTGTATCGGGAGCTTCGACAGTTGATAACTCCAGCATCCTGGCATTTCAGAATCCTGAATGTTTCGGAGAAACAAACGGCTATATCCAGTTAACTCCATCCGGATTAAGTCCGATCACTTATTCCTGGAACACCAATCCGGTTACAACCACCCAAAACCTGAATAACAAAGGTGCGGGAACTTATACCTGCACGATCACGGACGCAACCGGATGCACCAAACAATTGACTCAAACATTAACAGAACCTGCAGCAATCGGAAGCAGTCAGACGATTTTTATTTGTTCGGGGGAAAGCTTTTCAGTGGGACCGTTTACACATACAACTTCCGGAACATACAACGACCCGCTGCCAGCGACAAATGGTTGCGACAGCATTGTAACAACCGTACTTACAGTGACGAACATCAACAGCAATGTCAGTTTATCCGGTCATCAAATAAGTGCTGTTGCCAGCGGAGCTCAATACCAATGGCTCGATTGCGGAAACGGTTATGCCATGGTTCCCGGAGCAACCGGACAAACATTCTCACCAACTGCCGACGGTGCTTACGCAGTAGCAATTACCGTGAACAACTGTACGGATACTTCTTCCTGTATTATCTATTCCACTTTAGGATTGGAAGAAGCCTTGAAAACAAGCATTTCGATTGCTCCAAACCCGGTGAAGGATTTCCTGGAAATCACAGCTGATGAGCCAATCCGTTCGGTTGAAGTGATTGATCTTTCCGGTAAGAAACAAGTGGTAAACTTAACTGAAAACAAACTGGATCTGGCAACTTTATCGAACGGGGTTTACCTGGTAACGATTACTACCATTTCCGGCGGAAACAGTATTTTGCGCGTTATCAAAGAATAG
- a CDS encoding T9SS type A sorting domain-containing protein, giving the protein MKIFIFPVLLATSFLSYGQNHTPVPVTGYNYDIIAETTPALTTTDTTFNIANQVLYSQNYGSLFNSGTGLPDNGLITSGNSSYQLAAYNAKNCILLSTGQMDTLELTTPASYSSLSLLGLSTEGDGTILCIIEFTDGTVMILSQPNPTLADWMNGSGAVISGFDRTYRPGDLVDFNTSNPHLHRVDINLSCTDQAKLVRRVMIINSTASPTIKTAIFALSGAPVVGLSSISSHQDLNCNGDTDGFIQLTPSGLTPFNFSWNTNPPATTQNLNAVGAGNYTCTITDATGCTKQLSQILTEPAAIASSQTAVICNGEVFTVGSFTHTTPGTYSDTLTAFLGCDSVVTTTLTVTSITNNVTISGHLLSTNASGAQYQWLDCNAGNAAIPGATGQVFAPNNDGSYAVAVTMNNCTDTSSCVNYSVLGISETLKSTISGSPNPVTDILTINTEEAIHSADVIDLFGKKQVVTLSGKQLHMNALPAGIYFVTLTTGSGESNVLRIIKN; this is encoded by the coding sequence ATGAAAATCTTTATTTTTCCGGTGCTCTTAGCAACATCCTTCCTGTCCTATGGACAAAATCACACTCCTGTGCCTGTTACAGGATACAATTACGATATTATAGCAGAAACAACTCCTGCATTAACAACAACGGATACCACTTTTAATATTGCCAACCAGGTTCTTTACAGTCAGAACTACGGTTCCTTATTTAATTCAGGTACCGGTTTACCCGACAACGGTTTAATTACTTCCGGAAACAGTTCTTACCAATTGGCAGCTTACAATGCCAAAAACTGTATTTTGCTTTCAACCGGGCAAATGGACACCCTCGAATTAACTACACCGGCCTCTTATTCTTCGTTGAGCTTACTTGGACTATCAACAGAAGGCGACGGAACTATTTTATGTATCATCGAATTTACGGATGGAACAGTGATGATTTTATCACAACCCAATCCCACACTTGCCGACTGGATGAATGGCTCCGGTGCAGTTATCAGCGGGTTTGACAGAACATACCGGCCTGGTGACCTGGTTGATTTCAACACGTCAAATCCTCATTTACACCGAGTTGACATCAATCTGTCTTGTACAGATCAGGCAAAACTGGTTCGAAGAGTCATGATCATCAATTCCACTGCTTCTCCCACAATCAAAACTGCGATTTTTGCCTTATCAGGAGCTCCTGTTGTAGGTTTAAGCAGTATTTCAAGTCACCAGGACCTGAACTGTAATGGCGACACCGATGGTTTTATCCAGCTGACCCCTTCCGGATTAACTCCATTCAATTTCTCCTGGAATACAAATCCTCCGGCAACAACGCAAAACCTGAATGCTGTTGGAGCAGGAAACTATACCTGTACTATCACCGATGCTACCGGATGCACAAAACAGCTTAGTCAGATTCTTACAGAACCGGCAGCAATTGCATCCAGTCAAACAGCTGTTATCTGTAATGGAGAAGTTTTCACCGTTGGATCATTCACGCATACAACTCCCGGAACATACTCTGACACATTAACGGCTTTTCTGGGATGTGACAGTGTGGTTACAACTACACTTACCGTCACAAGCATCACCAACAATGTGACTATTTCCGGGCATCTGTTAAGTACAAATGCAAGCGGTGCACAATATCAATGGCTTGACTGTAATGCCGGAAATGCTGCTATTCCTGGAGCAACCGGACAAGTATTCGCACCGAATAACGATGGTTCCTATGCAGTTGCCGTTACCATGAATAACTGTACGGACACTTCATCCTGCGTCAACTATTCTGTTTTAGGAATATCGGAAACTTTAAAATCCACTATTTCGGGCAGTCCTAATCCTGTAACAGACATTTTGACCATCAACACCGAAGAAGCTATTCATTCTGCGGACGTGATTGATCTTTTTGGTAAAAAACAAGTTGTTACGCTTTCAGGCAAACAACTACACATGAATGCTTTACCCGCAGGAATTTACTTTGTAACTCTTACAACAGGTTCGGGAGAAAGCAATGTGTTGCGGATTATCAAAAACTAA
- a CDS encoding glycoside hydrolase family 3 N-terminal domain-containing protein: MKHWITICACSALLLQACGQNTEGTKTETPKEERKVPQLPEIKHTFKLTDYLSENKDLDKDVEDLFKTLDDTAIVAQLIMPAVGRLGNTPTSIKALINKRVIGGVLMLNGTKTEFTSWINEFNELNTANGNPGFLYSADAEPSLFNRKISGSSTVKKANEITSLAELNQCADTIAATLKAIGINYNFAPVVDLAKNGTVGYRGFAKVEANNIPWSNAFIARMQEQGIIATAKHFPGHGLVSGDTHKSLQAIDGELKEIPTYPALIEKGVLSIMIGHLAVVNNPKYNTNGLPATCSKVIVTDLLRKELGFKGLVVTDAMNMGGVTTVKGNSVKAIEAGVDILLMPLDCMKSHGEILAKYRTDAAFKASVDAAAKRVLRMKLCAGAIK, from the coding sequence ATGAAACACTGGATTACGATTTGCGCTTGCTCGGCACTATTGCTGCAGGCTTGCGGACAGAATACCGAAGGAACAAAAACAGAAACGCCGAAAGAAGAGCGAAAAGTTCCTCAATTGCCGGAGATCAAACACACGTTTAAGCTTACAGATTATTTAAGCGAGAACAAGGACCTGGACAAAGATGTGGAAGATTTATTCAAGACCCTGGATGATACGGCTATCGTAGCACAGTTGATTATGCCGGCAGTGGGAAGATTGGGAAATACGCCAACTTCCATCAAAGCATTGATTAACAAACGTGTAATCGGTGGAGTTTTAATGCTGAACGGAACGAAAACGGAATTCACTTCCTGGATCAACGAATTCAACGAATTGAATACAGCAAACGGAAACCCTGGATTCTTGTACAGTGCCGATGCAGAACCAAGTTTGTTCAACCGCAAAATTTCCGGTTCTTCTACCGTGAAGAAAGCAAACGAAATTACTTCCCTGGCTGAATTAAACCAATGTGCTGATACTATCGCAGCTACTTTAAAAGCAATCGGGATCAATTACAACTTTGCACCGGTAGTGGATTTGGCAAAAAACGGAACAGTTGGTTACCGCGGATTTGCGAAAGTGGAAGCAAACAACATTCCCTGGTCGAACGCATTTATTGCACGCATGCAGGAACAGGGAATCATTGCCACGGCAAAACATTTCCCGGGTCACGGTTTGGTTTCCGGAGACACGCACAAATCCTTGCAGGCAATTGACGGTGAACTGAAAGAAATTCCTACCTACCCGGCTTTGATCGAAAAAGGCGTGTTGAGTATCATGATCGGGCATTTGGCAGTTGTGAATAATCCGAAATACAACACCAACGGACTTCCGGCTACTTGTTCGAAAGTAATCGTAACCGATTTGCTGCGAAAAGAATTGGGATTCAAAGGATTGGTAGTCACAGATGCCATGAACATGGGAGGAGTAACAACTGTAAAAGGAAACAGTGTAAAAGCCATTGAAGCCGGAGTGGATATTTTACTAATGCCTTTGGATTGTATGAAATCTCACGGTGAAATTCTGGCAAAATACCGCACGGATGCTGCGTTCAAAGCGAGTGTAGATGCTGCTGCAAAACGCGTATTACGCATGAAATTGTGTGCAGGAGCTATTAAATAA
- the rluF gene encoding 23S rRNA pseudouridine(2604) synthase RluF — MHESVRLNKFISDSGYCSRREADKYIEQGSVFINGVRAKIGTQVGPKDTVVVNGHTVQRKVQEDELYIALNKPRGITSTTEKGVEDNIIDYIGHPRRIFPIGRLDKDSQGLIFLTTNGDIVNKILRAGNQHQKEYIVTVDKPISGDFVERMANGVPILGVVTKKCIVEQLSSNVFKIILVQGLNRQIRRMCEYFGYNVTKLERTRIMNIELKGLPLGEWRELTDAEMKIMNELLKDSSGEAEKPANKPNPAKKKAPVQQKKSSGKSGQKTRSFGSKPGSNSNGGGKSGNFRGKKSTPRGKR, encoded by the coding sequence ATGCACGAATCAGTCCGGTTAAACAAATTCATCAGTGACAGCGGCTACTGCTCGCGCAGGGAAGCCGACAAATACATTGAGCAGGGATCTGTATTCATCAATGGCGTTCGGGCAAAGATCGGCACACAGGTTGGCCCGAAAGATACGGTTGTTGTCAACGGCCACACCGTTCAGCGAAAAGTGCAGGAAGACGAATTGTATATTGCACTGAACAAACCAAGAGGCATTACTTCCACTACCGAAAAGGGCGTTGAAGACAATATCATCGATTACATCGGACATCCGAGGCGCATTTTCCCGATTGGCAGGCTCGACAAAGATTCACAGGGACTTATTTTCCTGACTACCAACGGAGATATCGTCAATAAAATCTTGCGTGCCGGAAATCAGCATCAAAAAGAATACATCGTTACGGTTGACAAACCCATTTCAGGTGATTTCGTAGAGCGAATGGCTAACGGAGTTCCTATTTTAGGGGTAGTCACCAAAAAATGCATTGTAGAACAACTTTCATCCAACGTTTTCAAAATCATATTGGTCCAGGGCTTAAACCGCCAGATCCGCCGCATGTGCGAATATTTTGGATACAACGTGACCAAACTGGAACGAACCCGCATTATGAACATCGAACTCAAAGGGCTTCCTTTGGGCGAATGGCGCGAATTGACCGATGCCGAAATGAAAATCATGAACGAGTTGCTGAAGGATTCTTCCGGTGAAGCCGAAAAACCGGCCAACAAACCAAATCCGGCGAAAAAGAAAGCACCGGTTCAACAAAAAAAGAGCAGCGGTAAAAGCGGGCAAAAAACGCGTTCCTTCGGAAGCAAACCTGGTTCAAATAGCAACGGTGGTGGAAAATCAGGAAATTTCAGAGGAAAGAAATCAACACCAAGAGGAAAAAGGTAA
- a CDS encoding PDZ domain-containing protein, whose translation MKSALLAVSLGLAGFIHAQKIQYALRMTKPQNHYFEVEMEISEFKAGDLTVKMPVWAPGSYLVREFSKNVNLVRAYDEKGTALKVGKTSKNAWKVTTGKAKKVRVQYEVYAFELSVRTSFLDLTHGFVSGSGVFCYLDGHKDKPGTVTVYPHNDFKVITTPLEKAAEQKSGERSETFQFPNYDVLVDSPFEIGNQEVFDFTVGETKHKVAIYGAGNYDVDELKADMSRIVKAENNVFAGKNPNKNYTFIIHNVVNGQGGLEHASSCVLSVNRWTYGGNYKDFLSLVAHEYFHLWNVKRIRPIQLGPFNYDEENYTSLLWVMEGFTSYYDELLLVRAGYYTKDEYLRKLQGTLNYVEGSVGSRVQPVAHSSYDAWIKGYRPNENSANTGMTYYSRGAVLAAYLDAVIIDKFNGTKCLDNFMQYLYEEFYIKKNRGFTEIEFQDALEKFLGQDMDYFFDNYVNGTEIPNYKEVFGKIGVDVVYTGKATTSFGASLSQEGGNCMVKGIRAGSAAETAGLSVGDEIIAADGMRVDNSSVESYVGSLGEGETCTLLIARDEVMMELTLQMSLYERPSFKFELNGNAKNKLDYWLRTTN comes from the coding sequence ATGAAATCAGCATTACTAGCAGTATCACTTGGCCTTGCCGGATTCATTCACGCGCAGAAAATCCAGTATGCGCTGCGAATGACCAAACCGCAGAATCACTATTTTGAAGTGGAAATGGAAATTTCCGAATTCAAAGCAGGCGATTTAACGGTGAAAATGCCTGTTTGGGCGCCCGGATCTTATTTGGTACGTGAGTTTTCCAAAAATGTGAACCTGGTTCGTGCTTATGATGAAAAAGGAACCGCTTTGAAAGTGGGTAAAACTTCCAAAAATGCCTGGAAAGTAACCACCGGAAAAGCAAAGAAAGTGCGTGTTCAATACGAAGTATATGCGTTTGAATTGTCTGTTAGAACAAGTTTTTTGGACCTGACTCACGGATTTGTTTCCGGTTCGGGAGTTTTCTGTTACCTGGACGGGCATAAAGACAAGCCTGGAACCGTTACGGTTTATCCTCACAACGATTTTAAGGTGATTACTACTCCTCTTGAAAAAGCTGCAGAGCAGAAGTCCGGAGAGAGATCGGAAACATTCCAATTCCCCAATTACGATGTGTTGGTAGATTCTCCGTTTGAGATCGGAAACCAGGAAGTGTTTGATTTTACAGTAGGTGAAACAAAACACAAAGTGGCTATCTATGGCGCCGGAAACTACGATGTGGACGAATTGAAAGCAGATATGTCACGCATTGTTAAAGCTGAAAACAATGTATTTGCGGGTAAGAATCCCAATAAGAATTACACGTTCATTATTCACAATGTGGTAAACGGACAAGGAGGATTGGAGCATGCAAGTTCTTGTGTGCTGAGTGTAAATCGCTGGACTTACGGAGGGAATTACAAGGATTTCCTGTCGTTGGTAGCTCATGAGTATTTCCATTTGTGGAATGTGAAACGCATTCGCCCGATCCAATTGGGGCCATTTAACTATGACGAAGAAAACTATACTTCTTTGCTTTGGGTAATGGAAGGTTTTACTTCCTATTACGATGAATTGTTGCTGGTAAGGGCCGGATATTATACCAAAGATGAATATCTGCGAAAATTGCAGGGAACTCTGAATTATGTGGAAGGTTCTGTCGGGTCACGTGTTCAGCCGGTGGCTCATTCCAGCTATGATGCATGGATTAAGGGATATCGTCCGAATGAGAACAGTGCCAACACCGGCATGACTTATTATTCCAGAGGTGCTGTTCTTGCTGCTTATTTAGATGCGGTGATTATCGACAAATTCAACGGAACCAAGTGTTTGGACAATTTCATGCAGTATTTATACGAGGAATTCTACATCAAAAAGAACCGCGGATTTACGGAAATCGAATTCCAGGACGCTTTGGAGAAATTCCTGGGCCAGGACATGGATTATTTCTTTGACAACTACGTAAACGGAACAGAAATACCGAATTACAAAGAAGTATTCGGGAAGATTGGAGTAGATGTGGTCTATACCGGAAAAGCAACCACTTCATTCGGAGCATCTTTGTCTCAGGAAGGCGGAAATTGCATGGTAAAAGGAATTCGTGCCGGAAGTGCTGCGGAAACTGCGGGCTTGAGTGTAGGTGATGAAATTATTGCTGCAGACGGCATGCGTGTAGATAACAGTTCGGTTGAAAGTTATGTAGGCAGTTTGGGAGAAGGTGAAACATGTACTTTATTGATTGCACGCGATGAAGTGATGATGGAATTAACGCTTCAAATGAGCCTGTATGAAAGACCTTCATTTAAGTTTGAATTAAACGGAAATGCAAAAAATAAGCTGGATTACTGGCTGAGAACAACGAATTAA
- a CDS encoding SpoIIE family protein phosphatase, protein MKKSLVIVLGGFGLVLLIFASMSWFFNQKMHEKQALLLKLDNLSTQIQDHKDWMEHLTNQRFWYDSIARNEHDYRRKNSFTHELIRQDITDVFATDKQVERELLITLDDILLIEDRILNDIAKIGFKEFGYIGKMREVIHEVEEKFPQFDQQILSLRRHEKDYIMRNDENYAESLHKEIESWQARGNCPAELAQYLQYFDSVRSRIQLLFAIPNRNHYSNWSLSMSNIQSNLRRIRGEFIRESYALSNDSLTMQYIISGIAFLALIIGSVYIVRNITIQVSRLQRSMNEFISSNYQAYESISHQLPKNEIGQISIQFLKMARKIKWDVHLLEDRVLRRTTALHEKNIQLEKQHSEMMDSLRYAQKLQESLLVSRKQLSQHFEHAHIYYTPKNLVGGDFYWMKSFRENGAEKILFALADCTGHGVPGALLSVLGMNTLDELFADGIRKPNELLDSLRKTILRRISSDEEQRMDGMDIAIFCLDKRTRELSFSGAQMPLWIVRNSEVIELSGERVPIGFTYMNHLEFKSQELILEEDDKLIFFTDGMVDQFGMESNKKFGKKQLRYLLSRSSNQNGSVLYNRLMNQFSFWKGEREQTDDCTFMILEPKFVKVRNVKVEMPVSNGKVGV, encoded by the coding sequence ATGAAAAAATCGTTGGTGATAGTCCTTGGAGGATTTGGCCTGGTGTTGTTGATCTTTGCTTCGATGTCCTGGTTCTTTAATCAGAAAATGCACGAAAAACAAGCCCTGCTTTTAAAGCTGGACAATCTTTCTACACAGATACAGGATCATAAAGATTGGATGGAACACCTGACCAATCAACGGTTTTGGTACGACTCCATTGCACGGAACGAACACGACTATCGTCGTAAGAACAGTTTCACCCACGAATTGATCCGCCAGGATATCACGGATGTATTTGCTACCGATAAGCAGGTAGAAAGGGAATTACTCATCACCCTCGATGATATTTTGCTGATAGAAGACCGGATTTTAAACGACATTGCAAAGATCGGATTCAAGGAATTCGGGTATATCGGTAAAATGCGTGAAGTGATTCATGAAGTGGAAGAAAAATTCCCGCAATTCGATCAACAGATCCTGAGCTTGCGCAGGCACGAAAAGGATTACATCATGCGCAATGATGAAAACTATGCCGAATCGCTCCACAAAGAAATCGAAAGCTGGCAGGCCCGTGGAAACTGTCCGGCAGAACTGGCGCAATACCTTCAATACTTTGATTCGGTCAGAAGCCGCATACAACTCTTGTTTGCCATTCCTAACAGGAACCACTACTCCAACTGGTCGCTGAGCATGTCGAATATTCAATCCAATTTACGCCGGATCAGAGGCGAATTTATTCGTGAATCCTACGCTTTATCCAATGACTCGCTTACGATGCAGTACATTATTTCGGGAATAGCATTCCTGGCCCTGATCATCGGAAGTGTTTACATTGTACGCAACATTACCATCCAGGTAAGCCGGTTACAGCGTAGTATGAATGAGTTTATTTCGTCCAATTACCAGGCTTACGAAAGTATTTCACACCAGCTTCCCAAAAACGAGATCGGACAAATCAGCATCCAGTTCCTGAAAATGGCGCGCAAGATCAAATGGGACGTTCACCTTCTGGAAGATCGAGTTTTAAGAAGAACTACCGCCCTGCATGAGAAAAACATCCAATTGGAAAAACAGCATTCCGAAATGATGGATAGTCTGCGTTATGCTCAAAAATTGCAGGAATCATTATTGGTTTCGCGCAAGCAACTCTCCCAGCATTTTGAGCACGCACACATCTATTACACTCCGAAAAACCTGGTGGGAGGAGATTTTTACTGGATGAAAAGTTTTCGTGAAAACGGAGCTGAAAAAATCCTGTTTGCCCTGGCCGATTGTACCGGACACGGCGTTCCCGGAGCTCTGTTAAGCGTATTGGGAATGAATACCCTGGATGAATTATTTGCCGACGGAATCCGCAAGCCCAACGAATTATTGGATTCATTGCGCAAAACCATCCTCCGTCGGATCAGTTCGGATGAAGAACAGCGCATGGACGGAATGGACATTGCTATTTTCTGCCTGGATAAACGCACGCGTGAGTTGTCTTTTTCCGGGGCACAAATGCCTTTGTGGATCGTTCGCAACTCAGAAGTAATCGAACTCAGCGGAGAACGCGTTCCGATCGGGTTTACGTACATGAACCACCTTGAATTCAAATCGCAGGAACTGATCCTGGAAGAAGACGACAAACTGATCTTCTTTACGGATGGAATGGTTGATCAATTCGGAATGGAGTCCAACAAAAAATTCGGCAAGAAACAGCTTCGTTATTTGTTATCCCGATCCTCCAATCAAAACGGAAGTGTACTGTATAACCGACTGATGAACCAATTCTCTTTTTGGAAGGGAGAACGCGAACAAACGGATGATTGTACGTTTATGATTTTGGAGCCAAAGTTTGTGAAGGTTAGAAACGTAAAAGTCGAGATGCCCGTTTCAAATGGAAAGGTTGGAGTGTGA
- a CDS encoding transglutaminase-like domain-containing protein — MNAQNEELKWEKYLAETPQIDYSSLEVQQFIRTIPVHTNPVQQAISIYETVRDSFLYDPYHLDLRPESLKASVVVSKKRAWCVEKSLLACACFRAFGFPARLGFGIVKNHIGVEKLKSYLKRDEIVFHGYVEVYLNGKWSKCTPAFDPRICKLSGVPLLEWNGSDDSLFQAFVENNQFMEYLHFYGEFDDIPFELMHREMKAYYPDLFDNPVDTKAFSFHFDPKLAFNHQEDRTKN; from the coding sequence ATGAATGCACAAAACGAAGAGCTAAAATGGGAGAAATACCTGGCGGAAACTCCACAGATCGACTATTCCTCTTTGGAAGTACAGCAATTTATCCGAACCATTCCGGTTCATACAAATCCGGTTCAACAAGCCATTTCCATTTATGAAACCGTTCGCGACTCCTTTTTGTATGATCCCTATCACCTGGATTTGCGCCCGGAATCGTTAAAGGCCAGTGTAGTTGTTTCTAAAAAACGCGCGTGGTGCGTGGAGAAATCGCTTTTGGCCTGTGCCTGTTTTCGGGCATTTGGTTTTCCTGCCCGCCTGGGATTCGGAATTGTGAAAAATCACATTGGGGTTGAAAAGCTGAAATCTTACCTCAAACGCGATGAAATTGTTTTTCACGGGTATGTGGAGGTTTATTTGAATGGAAAATGGAGTAAATGTACTCCGGCTTTCGATCCGAGGATTTGCAAACTGAGCGGAGTTCCTTTGCTGGAGTGGAATGGAAGCGACGATTCGCTGTTCCAGGCATTTGTGGAGAACAATCAGTTTATGGAATACCTGCATTTCTACGGGGAATTTGATGATATTCCATTTGAGTTGATGCACCGTGAAATGAAAGCCTATTACCCGGACTTATTTGACAATCCGGTGGATACAAAGGCTTTCTCCTTTCATTTTGATCCGAAACTTGCATTTAACCACCAGGAGGATCGAACAAAAAATTAG
- a CDS encoding shikimate kinase, protein MTLQKHIFLIGFMGSGKSTVGALLAERLELPFMDSDKEIEKKARKSISALFSEDGEAVFRKMEMEFLIDLKSAEPAVIAVGGGLPAIEQALPLMHELGLVIYLNTSLLTLIKRLKEEKQERPLLRDLSDSEFHPFVEALLSERVHFYKQAKLIMPNERNSPNELVLKLEKELIKLNN, encoded by the coding sequence ATGACATTACAAAAACACATTTTCCTCATTGGCTTTATGGGAAGCGGTAAATCAACTGTCGGGGCTTTGCTGGCAGAGCGCCTTGAACTTCCTTTTATGGATTCGGATAAGGAGATCGAAAAGAAAGCAAGAAAAAGCATCAGTGCCCTTTTTTCAGAAGACGGTGAAGCTGTTTTCCGAAAGATGGAAATGGAGTTTCTGATAGATTTAAAATCGGCTGAGCCTGCTGTAATTGCTGTCGGAGGCGGACTTCCGGCTATCGAACAGGCACTTCCATTAATGCATGAACTGGGTTTGGTTATTTATTTGAATACAAGTTTATTAACATTGATCAAACGATTGAAGGAAGAAAAGCAGGAGCGTCCATTGCTGAGAGATCTGAGCGATTCAGAATTCCATCCTTTTGTAGAAGCTTTATTGAGTGAACGTGTGCATTTTTACAAACAGGCAAAACTGATCATGCCCAACGAACGAAATTCGCCTAATGAATTAGTTTTAAAGTTGGAAAAAGAACTGATTAAACTGAATAATTAG